One region of Carya illinoinensis cultivar Pawnee chromosome 8, C.illinoinensisPawnee_v1, whole genome shotgun sequence genomic DNA includes:
- the LOC122274272 gene encoding ABC transporter B family member 4-like isoform X1, producing the protein MVEDGLEGDTAINKATTSEGNAEAEENPAGINGTQLEDSQRSKGDDHQEKKTVPFFKLFSFADSTDIALMIVGTIGAIANGLGMPLTTLLFGKLTNGFGNNQNNVQELVDVVSKIALEFVYLALGIGFAAYLQVMCWTVTGERQVSRIRGLYLKAILRQDVTFFDKETNTGEIVGRMSGDTVSIQDAMGEKAGKFLQLISTFIGGFIISFTRGWLLTIILCSIIPLLAIAAGAVAIAVSKTASQGQQASSEAANVVEQTIGAIRTVASFTGEKQAISSFGRCLVHSYKAGVREGYTAGAGFGIMMLVVFCSYALAVFIGAKLIIDKGYKGGDVMNVVTAVLTASMSLGQISPPLSAFSVGRAAAFKMFETIERKPEISSYDTSGKVLDDLRGDIELRDVYFNYPSRPHEKIFNGFSLYVPCGSTAALVGESGSGKSTVISLVERFYDPQAGEVCIDGINLKEFQLKWIRGKIGLVSQEPVLFASSIKDNIAYGKDGASIEEIRSATELANAAKFIDKLPQGLDTTVGNHGTQMSGGQKQRIAIARAILKDPRILLLDEATSALDAESEKIVQEALDRIMVNRTTVIVAHRLSTVRNADMIAVIHRGKMIEKGSHSELLKDRDGAYSQLIRLQEGKQKSKHTSDDQNRLEITAESFRNSSFRQKSQRASILRSISRGSSGVGNSSHHSFSSAFGVPVGLDVIDTAALERDNGFIARKQFQEVPIRRLAYLNKPEFPILLIGTVAATINGVLLPIFGLLMSKVIKTFFEPPHELRKDSKFWAIIFIVLGLVAFLAHPARGYFFAVAGSKLIQRIRSMCFEKVVHMEVGWFDEPENSSGCIGAKLSADAATVRALVGDTLSQIVESLASLVAGLVIAFTASWELALIILALVPLLGVNGYIQKRSMKEFCANAKAMYEDASQIANDAVGSIRTVASFCAEEKVVQLYEQKCEGPKKSGIKEGLISGIGFGIANFIMCSVYATSFYAGAQLVKHGKTKFSAVFQVFFALTMAATAVNQASSLVSDTEKGKNTAASIFSILDRKSKIDPSDGSGMTPDNVKGNIELHHVSFRYPSRPDIQIFRDLNLSIRAGKTAALVGESGSGKSTVIALLERFYDPDSGYITLDGIEIKRLQLKWLRQQMGLVGQEPILLNDTIRANIAYGKGGDATEAEIVAAAEMANAHRFISGLQQGYDTAVGERGLQLSGGQKQRIAIARAIIKSPMILLLDEATSALDAESERVVQDALEKVMVNRTTIVVAHRLSTIKNADVIAVVKNGIIVEKGKHETLIKNQDGFYASLVALHTSASTS; encoded by the exons ATGGTGGAGGATGGCCTGGAAGGCGATACAGCTATAAATAAGGCCACCACTTCGGAGGGCAATGCCGAAGCAGAGGAAAATCCGGCCGGCATAAATGGGACCCAGCTGGAAGATTCTCAGAGAAGCAAAGGAGATGATCATCAAGAAAAAAAGACAGTTCCTTTTTTCAAGCTTTTCTCGTTTGCAGATTCCACTGATATTGCATTGATGATTGTTGGCACAATTGGAGCCATTGCAAATGGGTTAGGCATGCCGCTTACGACATTACTGTTTGGAAAACTGACCAATGGTTTTGGCAATAACCAAAATAATGTCCAAGAACTCGTTGATGTAgtttccaag ATTGCtctagaatttgtctacttggcTCTGGGTATTGGCTTTGCAGCATACCTTC AGGTGATGTGCTGGACGGTCACGGGGGAAAGACAGGTTTCAAGAATAAGGGGTTTGTATCTGAAAGCTATATTGAGACAAGATGTTACTTTCTTTGACAAGGAAACTAACACTGGAGAGATTGTTGGGAGAATGTCTGGGGATACTGTTTCCATACAGGATGCCATGGGTGAGAAG GCTGGGAAATTTCTACAGCTGATATCAACTTTCATTGGGGGCTTCATAATATCATTTACAAGGGGGTGGCTTCTCACCAttattctgtgctctattattCCTCTTCTTGCGATAGCTGCGGGCGCTGTGGCCATTGCTGTATCCAAAACGGCATCCCAAGGACAACAAGCTTCTTCAGAGGCAGCAAATGTTGTTGAACAAACAATTGGCGCAATCAGAACC GTTGCATCCTTTACAGGAGAGAAGCAAGCCATATCAAGTTTCGGTAGATGTCTTGTACATTCTTACAAAGCTGGGGTTCGTGAAGGATATACAGCAGGAGCAGGTTTTGGGATAATGATGTTGGTTGTGTTTTGTAGCTATGCGTTGGCTGTTTTTATTGGTGCAAAGCTGATAATTGATAAAGGGTACAAAGGGGGTGATGTGATGAACGTGGTTACTGCTGTCTTAACAGCTTCCAT GTCCCTAGGCCAGATATCTCCCCCCTTGAGTGCATTTTCTGTCGGCCGAGCTGCAGCCTTCAAGATGTTTGAGACAATCGAGAGGAAGCCGGAGATAAGTTCTTATGACACAAGCGGAAAAGTATTGGATGATCTTCGTGGAGATATTGAATTGAGGGATGTTTATTTCAACTATCCAAGCCGACCTCATGAGAAAATATTCAATGGATTTTCTCTTTACGTCCCCTGTGGCTCGACTGCAGCTTTAGTTGGAGAAAGTGGAAGTGGGAAGTCAACAGTGATCAGTCTGGTAGAGAGATTCTACGATCCACAAGCTGGTGAAGTTTGTATAGATGGCATTAACCTCAAAGAGTTTCAGCTCAAGTGGATTAGGGGGAAAATTGGTCTTGTTAGCCAGGAACCTGTGTTGTTTGCCTCCAGCATTAAGGACAACATTGCATATGGAAAAGATGGTGCAAGTATTGAAGAGATAAGATCTGCAACTGAACTTGCAAATGCTGctaaatttattgataaattGCCACAG GGACTAGACACCACTGTTGGTAACCACGGAACACAGATGTCTGGTGGACAGAAGCAGAGGATTGCCATTGCAAGAGCAATTTTGAAAGACCCACGAATTCTACTTCTGGACGAAGCTACAAGTGCACTTGATGCAGAATcagagaaaatagtgcaagaagCATTGGATAGGATCATGGTTAATCGAACAACTGTCATTGTCGCTCATCGTTTGAGCACAGTGAGGAATGCTGATATGATTGCAGTCATTCACCGAGGAAAGATGATTGAAAAAG GCTCGCACTCAGAACTACTAAAGGATCGAGATGGAGCCTACTCTCAGCTTATACGCTTGCAAGAAGGAAAACAGAAGTCAAAGCATACATCAGATGATCAAAACAGGCTTGAAATTACTGCAGAATCTTTTAGGAATTCAAGTTTTCGGCAGAAGAGTCAAAGAGCATCAATCCTACGATCCATAAGTCGGGGATCATCTGGAGTGGGAAATAGCAGCCATCACTCGTTCTCATCTGCATTTGGAGTGCCTGTAGGACTTGATGTAATTGATACTGCAGCATTAGAACGAGATAATGGTTTCATAGCACGAAAGCAATTTCAGGAGGTTCCGATTCGCCGCCTTGCCTATCTCAATAAGCCAGAGTTTCCGATCCTTCTGATTGGAACTGTAGCTGCAACCATCAATGGAGTACTACTCCCAATATTTGGTTTGCTAATGTCCAAAGTAATCAAAACATTCTTCGAACCACCTCACGAACTAAGAAAGGATTCGAAGTTTTGggcaataatatttatagtcctTGGCCTGGTAGCATTCCTGGCACATCCAGCACGAGGATACTTTTTTGCTGTGGCTGGATCCAAGTTAATTCAACGTATCAGATCAATGTGTTTTGAAAAGGTTGTTCACATGGAGGTTGGTTGGTTCGATGAGCCTGAGAACTCAAGCGGTTGCATTGGTGCGAAGCTCTCAGCAGATGCAGCAACAGTGCGTGCTCTAGTAGGCGATACACTGTCTCAAATTGTTGAAAGTCTTGCATCACTGGTAGCAGGTTTAGTGATCGCTTTTACTGCTAGTTGGGAGTTGGCATTAATTATCCTTGCATTGGTTCCTTTGCTTGGAGTTAATGGATACATCCAGAAAAGGTCCATGAAAGAATTCTGTGCAAATGCAAAG GCAATGTATGAGGATGCAAGCCAAATAGCCAATGATGCGGTTGGTAGTATAAGAACTGTTGCTTCTTTCTGTGCTGAAGAGAAGGTGGTGCAACTATATGAACAAAAATGTGAAGGCCCTAAGAAATCAGGCATAAAGGAGGGCTTGATCAGTGGAATAGGATTTGGGATTGCTAACTTCATTATGTGTAGCGTCTATGCCACGAGTTTCTATGCAGGGGCCCAATTAGTTAAGCATGGCAAAACAAAATTCTCGGCTGTTTTCCAG GTTTTCTTTGCTTTGACCATGGCAGCCACCGCAGTTAATCAAGCAAGCTCTCTTGTATCTGATACTGAGAAAGGCAAGAATACAGCTGCTTCCATATTTTCTATATTAGATAGGAAGTCAAAGATTGACCCAAGTGATGGATCTGGGATGACACCAGATAATGTCAAGGGAAATATCGAGCTTCATCATGTAAGCTTTAGGTATCCATCTAGGCCGGATATTCAGATTTTCAGAGACCTCAACTTGTCTATTCGTGCAGGCAAG ACAGCTGCCTTGGTTGGAGAAAGTGGGAGTGGGAAATCTACAGTAATAGCATTATTGGAAAGATTTTATGATCCTGATTCAGGTTATATTACACTCGATGGAATTGAAATCAAAAGGCTGCAATTGAAGTGGTTGAGGCAACAGATGGGCCTTGTGGGGCAAGAACCAATTTTGCTTAATGACACAATCCGTGCCAACATTGCATATGGAAAGGGAGGGGATGCAACTGAGGCAGAGATTGTAGCTGCAGCAGAGATGGCCAATGCACACAGGTTCATTAGTGGATTACAACAG GGCTATGATACTGCAGTAGGAGAACGAGGACTGCAATTGTCCGGAGGGCAGAAGCAGCGCATAGCCATTGCACGAGCTATAATCAAGAGTCCAATGATATTACTGCTAGATGAGGCTACCAGTGCACTGGATGCTGAGTCTGAGAGAGTGGTTCAAGATGCATTAGAAAAAGTCATGGTTAACAGAACTACAATTGTGGTGGCTCATCGATTGTCAACAATCAAGAATGCAGATGTAATTGCTGTGGTTAAGAATGGAATTATTGTGGAGAAAGGAAAGCACGAGACTTTGATTAAAAACCAGGATGGGTTTTATGCCTCCTTAGTTGCACTTCATACAAGTGCTTCAACTTCTTga
- the LOC122274272 gene encoding ABC transporter B family member 4-like isoform X2: MVEDGLEGDTAINKATTSEGNAEAEENPAGINGTQLEDSQRSKGDDHQEKKTVPFFKLFSFADSTDIALMIVGTIGAIANGLGMPLTTLLFGKLTNGFGNNQNNVQELVDVVSKIALEFVYLALGIGFAAYLQVMCWTVTGERQVSRIRGLYLKAILRQDVTFFDKETNTGEIVGRMSGDTVSIQDAMGEKAGKFLQLISTFIGGFIISFTRGWLLTIILCSIIPLLAIAAGAVAIAVSKTASQGQQASSEAANVVEQTIGAIRTVASFTGEKQAISSFGRCLVHSYKAGVREGYTAGAGFGIMMLVVFCSYALAVFIGAKLIIDKGYKGGDVMNVVTAVLTASMSLGQISPPLSAFSVGRAAAFKMFETIERKPEISSYDTSGKVLDDLRGDIELRDVYFNYPSRPHEKIFNGFSLYVPCGSTAALVGESGSGKSTVISLVERFYDPQAGEVCIDGINLKEFQLKWIRGKIGLVSQEPVLFASSIKDNIAYGKDGASIEEIRSATELANAAKFIDKLPQGLDTTVGNHGTQMSGGQKQRIAIARAILKDPRILLLDEATSALDAESEKIVQEALDRIMVNRTTVIVAHRLSTVRNADMIAVIHRGKMIEKGSHSELLKDRDGAYSQLIRLQEGKQKSKHTSDDQNRLEITAESFRNSSFRQKSQRASILRSISRGSSGVGNSSHHSFSSAFGVPVGLDVIDTAALERDNGFIARKQFQEVPIRRLAYLNKPEFPILLIGTVAATINGVLLPIFGLLMSKVIKTFFEPPHELRKDSKFWAIIFIVLGLVAFLAHPARGYFFAVAGSKLIQRIRSMCFEKVVHMEVGWFDEPENSSGCIGAKLSADAATVRALVGDTLSQIVESLASLVAGLVIAFTASWELALIILALVPLLGVNGYIQKRSMKEFCANAKAMYEDASQIANDAVGSIRTVASFCAEEKVVQLYEQKCEGPKKSGIKEGLISGIGFGIANFIMCSVYATSFYAGAQLVKHGKTKFSAVFQPPQLIKQALLYLILRKARIQLLPYFLY; the protein is encoded by the exons ATGGTGGAGGATGGCCTGGAAGGCGATACAGCTATAAATAAGGCCACCACTTCGGAGGGCAATGCCGAAGCAGAGGAAAATCCGGCCGGCATAAATGGGACCCAGCTGGAAGATTCTCAGAGAAGCAAAGGAGATGATCATCAAGAAAAAAAGACAGTTCCTTTTTTCAAGCTTTTCTCGTTTGCAGATTCCACTGATATTGCATTGATGATTGTTGGCACAATTGGAGCCATTGCAAATGGGTTAGGCATGCCGCTTACGACATTACTGTTTGGAAAACTGACCAATGGTTTTGGCAATAACCAAAATAATGTCCAAGAACTCGTTGATGTAgtttccaag ATTGCtctagaatttgtctacttggcTCTGGGTATTGGCTTTGCAGCATACCTTC AGGTGATGTGCTGGACGGTCACGGGGGAAAGACAGGTTTCAAGAATAAGGGGTTTGTATCTGAAAGCTATATTGAGACAAGATGTTACTTTCTTTGACAAGGAAACTAACACTGGAGAGATTGTTGGGAGAATGTCTGGGGATACTGTTTCCATACAGGATGCCATGGGTGAGAAG GCTGGGAAATTTCTACAGCTGATATCAACTTTCATTGGGGGCTTCATAATATCATTTACAAGGGGGTGGCTTCTCACCAttattctgtgctctattattCCTCTTCTTGCGATAGCTGCGGGCGCTGTGGCCATTGCTGTATCCAAAACGGCATCCCAAGGACAACAAGCTTCTTCAGAGGCAGCAAATGTTGTTGAACAAACAATTGGCGCAATCAGAACC GTTGCATCCTTTACAGGAGAGAAGCAAGCCATATCAAGTTTCGGTAGATGTCTTGTACATTCTTACAAAGCTGGGGTTCGTGAAGGATATACAGCAGGAGCAGGTTTTGGGATAATGATGTTGGTTGTGTTTTGTAGCTATGCGTTGGCTGTTTTTATTGGTGCAAAGCTGATAATTGATAAAGGGTACAAAGGGGGTGATGTGATGAACGTGGTTACTGCTGTCTTAACAGCTTCCAT GTCCCTAGGCCAGATATCTCCCCCCTTGAGTGCATTTTCTGTCGGCCGAGCTGCAGCCTTCAAGATGTTTGAGACAATCGAGAGGAAGCCGGAGATAAGTTCTTATGACACAAGCGGAAAAGTATTGGATGATCTTCGTGGAGATATTGAATTGAGGGATGTTTATTTCAACTATCCAAGCCGACCTCATGAGAAAATATTCAATGGATTTTCTCTTTACGTCCCCTGTGGCTCGACTGCAGCTTTAGTTGGAGAAAGTGGAAGTGGGAAGTCAACAGTGATCAGTCTGGTAGAGAGATTCTACGATCCACAAGCTGGTGAAGTTTGTATAGATGGCATTAACCTCAAAGAGTTTCAGCTCAAGTGGATTAGGGGGAAAATTGGTCTTGTTAGCCAGGAACCTGTGTTGTTTGCCTCCAGCATTAAGGACAACATTGCATATGGAAAAGATGGTGCAAGTATTGAAGAGATAAGATCTGCAACTGAACTTGCAAATGCTGctaaatttattgataaattGCCACAG GGACTAGACACCACTGTTGGTAACCACGGAACACAGATGTCTGGTGGACAGAAGCAGAGGATTGCCATTGCAAGAGCAATTTTGAAAGACCCACGAATTCTACTTCTGGACGAAGCTACAAGTGCACTTGATGCAGAATcagagaaaatagtgcaagaagCATTGGATAGGATCATGGTTAATCGAACAACTGTCATTGTCGCTCATCGTTTGAGCACAGTGAGGAATGCTGATATGATTGCAGTCATTCACCGAGGAAAGATGATTGAAAAAG GCTCGCACTCAGAACTACTAAAGGATCGAGATGGAGCCTACTCTCAGCTTATACGCTTGCAAGAAGGAAAACAGAAGTCAAAGCATACATCAGATGATCAAAACAGGCTTGAAATTACTGCAGAATCTTTTAGGAATTCAAGTTTTCGGCAGAAGAGTCAAAGAGCATCAATCCTACGATCCATAAGTCGGGGATCATCTGGAGTGGGAAATAGCAGCCATCACTCGTTCTCATCTGCATTTGGAGTGCCTGTAGGACTTGATGTAATTGATACTGCAGCATTAGAACGAGATAATGGTTTCATAGCACGAAAGCAATTTCAGGAGGTTCCGATTCGCCGCCTTGCCTATCTCAATAAGCCAGAGTTTCCGATCCTTCTGATTGGAACTGTAGCTGCAACCATCAATGGAGTACTACTCCCAATATTTGGTTTGCTAATGTCCAAAGTAATCAAAACATTCTTCGAACCACCTCACGAACTAAGAAAGGATTCGAAGTTTTGggcaataatatttatagtcctTGGCCTGGTAGCATTCCTGGCACATCCAGCACGAGGATACTTTTTTGCTGTGGCTGGATCCAAGTTAATTCAACGTATCAGATCAATGTGTTTTGAAAAGGTTGTTCACATGGAGGTTGGTTGGTTCGATGAGCCTGAGAACTCAAGCGGTTGCATTGGTGCGAAGCTCTCAGCAGATGCAGCAACAGTGCGTGCTCTAGTAGGCGATACACTGTCTCAAATTGTTGAAAGTCTTGCATCACTGGTAGCAGGTTTAGTGATCGCTTTTACTGCTAGTTGGGAGTTGGCATTAATTATCCTTGCATTGGTTCCTTTGCTTGGAGTTAATGGATACATCCAGAAAAGGTCCATGAAAGAATTCTGTGCAAATGCAAAG GCAATGTATGAGGATGCAAGCCAAATAGCCAATGATGCGGTTGGTAGTATAAGAACTGTTGCTTCTTTCTGTGCTGAAGAGAAGGTGGTGCAACTATATGAACAAAAATGTGAAGGCCCTAAGAAATCAGGCATAAAGGAGGGCTTGATCAGTGGAATAGGATTTGGGATTGCTAACTTCATTATGTGTAGCGTCTATGCCACGAGTTTCTATGCAGGGGCCCAATTAGTTAAGCATGGCAAAACAAAATTCTCGGCTGTTTTCCAG CCACCGCAGTTAATCAAGCAAGCTCTCTTGTATCTGATACTGAGAAAGGCAAGAATACAGCTGCTTCCATATTTTCTATATTAG
- the LOC122274384 gene encoding uncharacterized protein LOC122274384: MKRHVVTESYCPVCKLECETTEHALWSCEATKDVWSQGRRKIQKLSLNCASFKETWGHLSQHLQGEELMEVAVICRLLWTRRNGFIHGKGFMHPNQVLSKAFGEIEAYKSSQDHQALSATRGLVGIGAILRDHLGRSIGTLQARRELNLNPFSGEAYALMMSVVFCRDIGVSNLVVEGDSLQSSSFLMAVPSTVVMVD, encoded by the exons ATGAAAAGACACGTTGTCACAGAAAGTTACTGCCCAGTATGCAAGCTGGAGTGTGAAACAACTGAGCATGCCCTTTGGAGCTGTGAGGCTACTAAGGATGTGTGGAGTCAGGGCAGGAGGAAGATCCAAAAGTTGAGTCTAAACTGTGCATCCTTTAAGGAAACCTGGGGTCATCTTAGTCAACATCTACAAGGGGAGGAGCTAATGGAAGTGGCAGTAATATGTCGTCTTCTATGGACCAGAAGAAATGGATTCATTCATGGGAAGGGTTTCATGCACCCAAACCAGGTTCTAAGCAAAGCCTTTGGTGAAATAGAGGCTTACAAATCCAGCCAGGACCACCAAG CCCTTAGTGCTACTCGGGGGCTAGTGGGGATTGGTGCCATTTTGAGAGATCACCTGGGAAGAAGCATCGGTACTCTTCAGGCCAGGAGGGAGCTGAATTTGAATCCTTTCAGTGGGGAAGCTTATGCCTTAATGATGAGTGTCGTTTTTTGTAGGGATATTGGTGTCTCTAATCTGGTAGTCGAGGGAGATTCTTTACAATCATCAAGCTTCTTAATGGCAGTTCCCTCGACTGTAGTTATGGTGGATTGA